From Quercus lobata isolate SW786 chromosome 11, ValleyOak3.0 Primary Assembly, whole genome shotgun sequence:
aataagaccacgtcctgatcgtcctcggacgcatactgccgaggagtaggGTGTCCTCGGACGGACACAGAACCCTACCCCTGTGATGTTGACTACCATCCCCTTCAGTAACTACCttatgacctgacttggcctcctcggacgggtatgcatcctcggatgggccacggaCCCAACATTCCTGAATCAATCCTGAACTTtatgggcctattgatcgaatggtccccacaatagcctctcaaaatcctacttttcgactcctcgggagagaaggtggattttgacgtcataagcctgtACCTGTGCgcgttttggggcatgcccctgacgcttcagcatcccgattttggcagcattaaattttgacaactccattgtctcccacgttcgacggtgagatctAAATCGAACGGTAGAGGGCTtcccttgttttgtgagcgAGAATTTCACTGCTCGCAGCCCTCTCATGACTATAAAGGTGTTCCCTAATTAAACCTGTACTTTCCCTTCGATGATTACATGGTTCCAGAGCTCATACATTTAACCTGCCTTCTTCCAATCTTCGTTattctcctggcgactacaaataatcgtacgtCGTCCGAGgcccttcctttgaacctgtaagtcctcttgaagtttttaccacttttattttaagcccaaaagtcttttctactaagttttttagaaaaatggggaaacagaagAATCCATTTCAATGTCTCGTTGAGTCtgaggagggtattagaaactttcgcTCTAAGTACAAGATCCCCCCAACGGTAGGGATAAGGtacgcagcccaaggggagtgggttgatgccaggcaaactggggaagtagTTATCCCCATGATCACCTTTATTGAGGGCGGGATGactatccccatgggtagtatcactaggagttacctcaacttctttaggctatcccccacccagtgtgccccaaatatgtttagggtcttgggaagcatagacgctctgaataagagaatggacctaaagttaacccatcatgacgtgaaatgggtgtacagccttcatcgcctagctgaccaggactattatctcaagtcgagatatcctgaagtaaggttaattcagtgcctccccacttcaaataagaacctaaaggaggatttccttattttctctggggaatggcacgatggtttACCTTGTCCGACAGtagagggaacaccaggtgggcgTGAAGTTATGGATCTATACTATTTAGTTCGTGAACACATCtcatttacttttattatttttgtatcctACAACTTTAACTTTATAATCAACGGTTTTACAGATAGGCGCTACACGAAAcccaatctcagattagtcaataaGGCGAGCCTAGACAGGTTATTGAAAGCTGAAATACACGTGAACGAGGCTGACGGTCAACTccgggcagcacatttaattcttggctatacccccctttcttttgctttccaggcgccgaagtgcgtgattagagcacgcgatcctcggcttcaccgtatcagtgttgcctacgaggGGTTTgttgttccagagggtattccgcTTTCCCAGTACACACCTCGCACAGAGCCTCTTTTCGTAGCCAGCATCTCGGCGGGACCTTCTTCACCCTTAtcttccctcaagaaaaagggaacaaaaaggggaagaaaaaagggaaaaggcgAGGGAACCGTTGTAACAGTATTTGAATCTTCGGACGactttgggatttttgatcagCCCACAAACCCCGAGGAAGACcctgacgagatggggatacaaaggaaaccccagaaaagcttgctagagctgatggaaggtcagCCGGGAAAGTCTGCACCTGCCAAAACAATACCATCCCAGTCTTCATCTCTTCCAtccaggtctcctcctccagcTCCTCGCCACCCTCCTCGTTCATCTCCTCAACCAGCGCTTCCCAGTGCCGCTGAGCAGAAAAAGCGCAGGGAACAGAAGGGCAAGGAGGTGGCGGATACGAGCAAGTCTCgtcccactcgagaggaggatgaCCAACAAGTtgcaaagcagcaaaaaacTAAGCACCCAGTCACGCGGGGGCAAGAAAAATCTGATTCCCCACATCCTGAGCCACAAGCATGGTTGCCAGTACCTATGcacggtggggagcccctgcgagacgatgcctctataagggactttAACGGCGGCATTAGGTGTCACGTAGCCTCAGCCATAGAGGAaaccttattgctcccaaaagatATGGCCGAGATAAAGAAcatgaggaagaatgaactcatccTCGACAAcaaacgatatttgggcatggtgagaagctgTCTTTTACCCTGTTTCATTCTATGACTGTTACTCACTAATACGCACTTTTCATTGACTTTAatgttaactcttttttttttttttatagatcatccaaaatactttcaagctagatgaAATGCTTAATGCTTGCTCCAATCAGCTGGATGGCAAAAGGAAGAGAAGGATAATGGCTGTacaaaccttgtccaaatctgaacaggatttGGCCGacgcaaggaaaaaactacaggtcgaAGAGGAAGCTCGCAAGAGCGCTGAATCGGCatcagaaggctaccagaagcaggccgaggaacaagcAAGGCTTCTACGCGAGACGAATGTcgagctgaagaagactcaggagcaagcttttgttcttaagaagcaccTAGAGGAAACTCAGAAGCTAAGGGAGCaagctgaaaagctcaaagagcaagccgagaaagcgaaaatcaACGCCGAACAGGCAATGAACGAAGCCGAGCAGAGAGGCTACGAAGTTGGTATAGCTGAAATTGAGAAGGCTTTAAGAGCCGAGGTTCCGAAGGTATGCCGCATCTACTACGCGAGAACttggagcgaggctcttaaccgtgctggggttgaaTCCTCATCTGAGTTACGTAGGCCAGATAACGTATATTACCCCGAGGCGATATGCCCCTCAGCTCCTCAACCCTATCAGGCCGATGCTCCTTCTCCAGTTATTAACTTTAACGAGGAGGTTTTGCCTCTCCTCCTCGCGGCCAACCAGGACCGACTAAAGAGGGACTAGCCCCTCCAAGAGCTTCCCCAAACAAGACCACCACCGCTTCGGAGGCAGAGACGGCCTCCCAGGGTTTTCAACAggaattggactccacagttctaCCAACTGGGGGCATTACCAAAGCCAAAGATGGAATCGCAACTTCGGAGGCAGACATACCCGCCAGCCGGACCCACTCGCCAGCCGGACCCCGCAGATccagttgaaattaaaaaagtagaACCTGTCTTGTAACTTTAAATAGACACTTAATAGAGGActtttttgctcattttcttatCGTTCTGGCGGCTCTATGTCATCTTCGCAGTCATTCACTTTATCGTTGTAATTTTGCATGGGTTCATTTTAACAACCTTCTTTATTGTACGCCAATCTTGCGTCCAAAGCTCTCTGTCCGACTCCTCAATGAATGTTATAGGGCATTATTTCCGTCAAGTTTATGATTAGAAGATTTATCACAACTCTATTACCATTCAACAATTCAATACACAACATAGAAGGTTAATTTCTACCGAGTTTGcggtccgaggacctggcataacttagccTCTGTTCCACGTTTTAATATAAATcgtaggatgttaatttccactaagtttgcgatccgaggacctagcataacttagtttctgtttaacaattcaatataaatcataggatgttaatttccactaaatttgcgatccaaggacctggcataacttagtttctgtttaacaattcaatctaagtcataggatgttaatttccactaagtttgcgatccgaggacctggcataacttagtttctgtttaacaattcaatataagtcataggatgttaatttccactaagtttgcgatccaaggacctggcataacttagtttctgtttaacaattcaatctaagtcataggatgttaatttccactaagtttgcgatccgaggacctggcataacttagtttctgtttaacaattcaatataaatcataggatgttaatttccactaagtttgtgatccaaggacctggcataacttagtttctttTTAACAATTCAATCTAAGTCATAggatattaatttccactaagtttgcgatccgaggacctgacataacttagcttctgtttaacaattcaatataagtcataggatgttaatttccactaagtttgcgatccgaggacctggcataacttagtttctgtttaacaattcaatataaatcataggatgttaatttccactaagtttgcgatccaaggacctggcataacttagtttctttttaacaattcaatataagtcataggatgttaatttccactaagtttgcgatccgaggacctggcataacttagtttctgtttaacaattcaatataagtcataggatgttaatttccactaagtttgcgatccgaggacctggcataacttagtttctgtttaacaattcaatataagtcataggatgttaatttccactaagtttgtgatccgaggacctggcatagcttagtttctgtttaacaattcaatataaatcataggatgcAGAAGCACAGGATGTATGATTGACGtaagtttaaaagaaaatatttgaattgaaacacttttattaataataatacctcttgagattatttacattccaaggatggagtacaggtttttcatctaggtcctctAGATAGTAGGCTCCTATTCCTACTATAGAAGTGATCCGATATGGCCcctcccaattaggtcccagttttccccaatttgtattcttagtggcccccaggacttttctcagcaccaaatctcctatggctaacggcctcatcctcacattgctatcgtagccctgcttgagtttatgctggtagtaagctaattgaaccatcgcgctctcccttcgctcttcaatcaggtctaaacttttttccaacatcgcatcattattacCCAAAGAGAATGTACTGgtccttaacgttgggaatccagtcTCGAGGGGAATGACGGCCTCTGCCCCATAAGTCATGGAGAAgggagtttctcccgtcgaacgtcggggtgttgtccgatacgtccaaagcacatgcggcaattcttccacccattttcctttcgcgtcatccagtctcttcttaaaCCCATTGACTATTaccttgttaacagcttcagcctgcccgtTGCCTTgtggataagctggagtggaatatctgtttcttattcccaatTCTGAACTATAttccctaaaggcattgctatcgaattGGAGTCCGTTATCCGAGACAAGAGTTCGGGGAATTCCAAATCGTGTAACAATGTTCCTCCAGACAAAcctcttcacatctacgtccctgATGTTAGCCAAGGGCTcggcttcaacccatttagtgaagtagtctgtgccgaccagcaggtacttcttgtttcctatggctttaggaaaagggccgacaatgtctagtccccattgCGCAAAAGGCCATgggcttgagagagggttaagaactcctcccggTTAGTGGATATTCGGGGCATATCTCtgacactgatcgcatttcttaacgtactcctgcgcttctctccgcatatttggccaccaataaccttgcgtgAGGGCTCGGCATGATAGAGACCTtcctcctgtatggcttccacaaatgccctcatgcaatTCTTCCAGGATTGACTCTGCTGTCTCAGGTGGCAcacagagcaagtatggcccagagaaggaccgtctgtataactttttatcctcggataaccagtaccgaggagcTCTCCTTCGTACTTTCTCAGCTTCCAGCTTATCTTCGGGCAATATGTCACtttcgagaaattttaatatgggatccatccagcttgtCGACGAACTAACTTGATGGATttggcaaacctccttttctggtgaagtgggagtACACAAGTCTTCGACGATAATCACTCGAGGGAAATTTCGTaccgaggaggtggcaagggtcgccaAGGAATcagcgtgggtattttcacctcgtgaaatatgtaatacgtcgaaAGACTCGAACTCCATTCGCATACGCCTAACCCGgtccagatacccttgcatccttgggtctctggcctccaactctccggTCACCTGGCCGACTACCAACCTCGAGTCTGAGAATAGTTTCACTGCCTTTCCccccattttatggaccatgctcattcccattatcaagGCTTCGTattctgattcattgttagtagccgagaaccccagtcttagcgacttctcgatgatgacctcttcgggggatatcaacaccaatcccaatccagctccccgttggtttgcggccccatccacgtacacTTTCCATATAGACTCTCCTTGTACGGATATcaggccaaccgatttttcatccatgtgatcttgattcctactaaTTTCCTtagggcactcagcgaattcagctaccaGATCAGCGAGGACTTGACCTTTTACAGAGGCacggggcatgtatttgatgtcaaaagcacccagtgtgagcttgaaaataatgcggaagtttacgtgttgcatggaccaccgccagtatggccttttctaatgacagatatctcacctcggcttcatggagggatttacttacataataaactggcctttggacgccattgtcttctcgtatCAAGACGAAACTAACTGCGTGGGGAGCTATCGCCaaataggcatacaacacctcatccacttcagggctagacatgataggtggcctgGACAAGTAatctttcaactgctggaatGCTTCAGCACACTCcacggtccattcgaatccttgccacttatgtaacaggcggaaaaaaggacgacacctctcagccgacctggagatgaaccggttcaacgcagcagtcatcccagtcagtttctgcacttcttttggattccgaggagcttgcaaatcgttaatggccctaatctggtctggattcacctcaattcctctatgggtctccatgtaccccaagaacttcccggaacctacaccaaaggtgcacttcgaagcattcaagcgcaacttatgttctctcagtatcccgaagatacTAGTGAGGTCCTCCAAATGTTCGGACACTACTTTACTttttacaaccatatcatcgatataaacttcaatatttcTGCCCAgttgtggct
This genomic window contains:
- the LOC115966536 gene encoding inner centromere protein-like, whose product is MEGQPGKSAPAKTIPSQSSSLPSRSPPPAPRHPPRSSPQPALPSAAEQKKRREQKGKEVADTSKSRPTREEDDQQVAKQQKTKHPVTRGQEKSDSPHPEPQAWLPVPMHGGEPLRDDASIRDFNGGIRCHVASAIEETLLLPKDMAEIKNMRKNELILDNKRYLGMLDGKRKRRIMAVQTLSKSEQDLADARKKLQVEEEARKSAESASEGYQKQAEEQARLLRETNVELKKTQEQAFVLKKHLEETQKLREQAEKLKEQAEKAKINAEQAMNEAEQRGYEVGIAEIEKALRAEVPKVCRIYYARTWSEALNRAGVESSSELRRPDNVYYPEAICPSAPQPYQADAPSPVINFNEEVLPLLLAANQDRLKRD